TGATGTTTTATGACAATGTTGCTTAAAGAGATCTCTTGAATGTTTTCATGCTTAAATACTCAAGCATAATCAGCTAAGTTTCTGTAACAGAAAACACTTGACCTGAATTCTTACTAGCTGCACAGTGGACCATATCAGTAGTAATAATACCTGACCTGAATACTTACTAGCTGTACAGTAGACCATATCAGTAGTAATATTACCTGACCTGAATGCTTACTAGCTGTACAGTAAACTATATCAGTAGTAATAATACCTGACCTGAATACTTACTAGCTGCACAGTAAACTATATCAGTACTAATAATACCTGACCTAAATACTTACTTGCTGTACAGTAGATTATATCAGTACTAATAATACCTGATCTAAATACTTACTAGCTGTACAGTAGATTATATCAGAAGTAATAATACCTGACCTGAATACTTACTAGCTGCACAGTAGACTATATCAGTAGTGGCCAGTAGTAATATTACCTGACCTGAATGCTTACAAGCTGTACAGTAAACTATATCAGTAGTAATAATACCTGACCTGAATACTTACTAGCTGCACAGTAGACTATATCAGTAGTAATATTACCTGACCTGAATGCTTACAAGCTGTACAGTAAACTATATCAGTAGTAATAATACCTGACCTAAATACTTACTAGCTGTACAGTAGATTATATCAGTAGTAATAATACCTGACCTGAATAATTATGAGCTGCACAGTAAACCATATATCAGTAGTAATAATAACTGAACACTTGTTAGCTGCACAACGAGATGGCTAAAAGAAGTAAAGCAAAGCTTGGAATAACGAAGAGGGTGCTAGAAAAGGAGATTGCAGGCATAAATCTATCCAAAGGTAATATAAGCAAATAACTTGACGAACCATTTAGTGACATGAAATGTGTTAAATCTTTATCTTATAACCAATTGCTACATATGTATCCAAAATCTTCTGTAACAGTCCACCTTCTCTTTTCATATATTTGTAGAATTAAATATTTAGTATGTATAATGTGGTAAAAGCTACACCTTTTCTTACAGAAATTTGCTCTTACAGTAAAAAGTTTATATCTTCCTACAAATAGAGCTACTGtcaatattaataacaatgataataatatattactaatcattatatatcatatttttgCTGTGTGTCTCGAAAAGCTTTGTGCAACACACATTTGAAATATTTAGCATCATAACATGTGTTGTACCATCCATACTTTGTTGACTTCTCTATAAGAGTCAGAAGTTGTGGAGATAAGTAGGTGATTAGGTAAGTAGGTGGAAGATTGCATAGCAAGGCAAGGTAGAAAGATCAGCAGAAAAGGTAACATATCAAATGTATGCGCAAGAGTTCAGTTCTTATCGGAGGGACCTGTAGGACAAGTAATTTTACCTTGTTGAGGTCTCCCTAAAAATTGATGAGTAAAGTAGCAGGTAGAAAAAGCGATTTTGATAATTGTATGTAGTAGAAAGCATGCAGACGGAGTATGTTGGAGAGATAATACAGGAAGAGGGTGTATGTTGGAGAGATAATACAAGCAGAGGAAGTATGTAGGGGAGATAATACAGCTGGAGGAGTATGTAGGAGAGGTAATACAAGAAGAGGAAGTATGTAGGAGAGGTAATACTGGAAGGAGAAGTATGTACACACTTCCTCTTCCTATATTACCTCTCTTACATACTTCCTCTTCCTGTATTACCTCTCCTACATACTTCCTCTTCTGGTATTACCTCTCCTACATACAGTACTTCCTTTTTCTGTATTACCTCTTCTACATACTTACTCTTCCTGTATTATCTCTCCTCCATACTTCCTTTTCCTGTATTACCTCTCCTACATACTTCCTCTTCCTGTATTACCTCTCCTACATACTTCCTTTCTCTGTATTACCTCTCCTACATACTTCCTCTTTCTGTATTATTACCTATCCTACATACTTCCTCTTCCTACAGTGTATATTACCTCTCCTACACACTTCCTTTTCCTGTACTACCTCTCCTACATACTTCCTCTTCCTGTATTACATTTCCTACATGTACTTCCTTTCTCTGTATTACCTCTTCTACATATTTCCTTTTCCTGTATTACCTCTTCTACATACTTACTCTTCCTATATTACCTCTCCTACATACTTCCTCTTCCTGTATTACCTCTCCTACATACTTCCTTTTCCAGTATTACCTCTCCAACAGGAAGAGGAGATAATACAGGAAGAGGAACTATGTAGGAGAGCTAATACAAGAAAAGGAAGTATGTAGAAGAAGTAATACATGAAAAGAAAGTATGTATGGTAGCTAAAACAAGAAGAAAAAACATGTGCAGTAAGAGCTGTACTTTCACATATTTTAAAACGCTTTGCTTTGACGTGTTTTACAATGATGTACTTTTAACAGGGAAGCCAGAGGAGGCAAAAGAAAAGAAGGGTGTAAAACGCGTTAGCAAGGATGAGACACCATGGACCTTCCTCACAGCTCGTACTCAGTATGCACACAACATGTTCAGTCTCAAGAGAAATCATGAGGGAGCCTGGAAAGAGTTACTGAACATGTCTTTAAACTATGTGCTAGCACACTATAACAGAGACTCTTTAGCAAAAGGTTGGCTGCTGGGTCACCCGGAGGTCGTTTACGGCTTTCGAAGATTTCATCCTATCGATGGAATTCAACTAAAATTGAAACTAAAACTTAGCCATCAAAAAATTAAAGGGAAACTGTTAAAAACtcaagttagcaaatttattcaTCTGCAAATCCCGTTGGGGGCCTCCGAGATTCGAGAAAGAACAATTGACAAAGATATGATACATTTTATACTACCtttgtttggaaaattcttTGAGTTCATTcgctttttaaaacaatttgaaaaaatatgcaTTTCAAATAGGCAGTGTGATTTAACAATAGTGTTATTTCAGAGCTCCGAATACAACAGAACAATTCATACGATTAAACGATATCAGCATCACAATCTTATTACAGTTGTCGATGGCCAAAGTAACTTTTCACGAGCCATGGCTCTACACCAGGGAGTGCTAACAAAGAAAGACACTGATTTACTGCTGTTTATTGATGTCGATATTTATTTTGATCAAACTGCCCTAGATCGTGTTCGGCAGCACACAGTAATCGGAGCTCAACTCTATTTCCCGATAGTATTTAACCAATATGACAGTCAAATGGTATGCCACGCTGACGCTTGCTCCGTGGAAAACCAAACTCCGGAAGCCGGCTCCTACAGGTTTTTCGGATTTGGTATCGTTTCCttatataaaattgattataTTACATGCGGCGGTTTTGATCTCGGCATTCATGGCTGGGGTAAGGAAGACGTTGATTTGTACACAAAAGTGTTGAAAAGCACTTTGAAAGCATTTCGAGCAGCTGATCCAGGGCTAACTCATATATACCATGCCAAGGTATGCGACGCCACTCTGGGAGAAGACCAAACAAACATGTGTTTGAACAGCAAAGCAACATCCTTCGCTTCTCAAGCAACTCTGGCCCAGCTGTATTTCAACGACACTTTACGCAAGCATCTTTAGGGTGTCTAAATAGATCTCTCTGTCGCCAGTAGTTATAGTGGCATGAGAAAGCTGCATGTACATAAGCCTGTATAATAGTACTGATCCTTCCAATCCAATGCTCAATTAGATTTTATTCAGTGGTTGGTGTTTATAacttgtttagttgaaaatgtaaaattatcaGTCTTGAACAAATTTCTAGCCTGACACAATTTTAATACAGCTACTAAGGGATATGCCATAATGAGTTTCAATTAGTTTATTTGACACATCACTTAACTTCATCTATATTAGCTTTTTATAAAGTTTGGTAGTTGTACTATATTTAGAGTGATTGGACAATTTATGCCAATAAACATGAGTGAAACTCTGTAGTGGCTTACTCTGCCTTTGTTTATAGTGAATCTTCTCTGATGTGCTAAAGGGTAAACCCAATCAAGCGAAAGTTTAAGTAAGCAGTCTATAGAAATAAAGATTAGGTCAGTTGTCAAAAAAACAGGTCACCAGGCCAAGACCAGAGACATGTGACCAGATGAAGACAGCAGAGAACCAGATCATCATGCTAAGACCAGAGAGAACTAGGTCATATTAAGACCAGAGAGAACTAGGTCATATTAAGACCATAGAGAACTAGGTCATATTAAGACCATAGAGAACTAGGTCATATTAAGATTAAAGAGAACTTATTCACCAGGCTAAAACCAGAAAGAGCCAGAGCACCATGCTAAGACTAGAGAGAACCCAGCCAGTAGGTTTTGCACAAAAAGATTGAGGTCAGCTGGCTCATAACAGAGAGCAGAGTAACCAGATAAATGTAAAGATCTAGGTTTGAGGGTATGTGCAGAGAGATCTAGCAGGTCAGAAAGTTAAAAGCACATAGTGCTCATTTAGCTAGACAAAGCCTTAAATCCGCCAGCTGAGCATAAAAAAAACCATGTGAATAGGTTAGGCTCCGAAAAAACTAAAAACGCAGGCTAAGCGCAAAAGAAATTGGGCTGGAAGCTTGGTACAAGAGGATTAACGTCAGCAAATGAATCACAGAAAAAACTAGGGCAGCACGTAAGCGCGGGTAAGATTTTAAAGGTACTATAAAAGAC
Above is a window of Watersipora subatra chromosome 3, tzWatSuba1.1, whole genome shotgun sequence DNA encoding:
- the LOC137390004 gene encoding chondroitin sulfate synthase 1-like; the encoded protein is MGNEIILSKQGTDKEKPRQHAMAPQTSNKRGRLHVQRSKRYAVIGLTTGILCGFLLCLWSRPIVQCTIHSCCLDKHRSAELHEEPKEMKESVEATDKHKKRVLVGVMTASQFLDNRALAAWRTWAQTLNGDIIFFSSENSSSSSSLPLVALPGVTDAYPPQKKSFMMLKYLHDFGGNNYEFFMRVDDDLYIHGERLDSFLSTLNPSDTLYIGQAGTGNAEELGRLALGPDENFCMGGPGVIFSGVTLKKVIPHMGYCLQNLLTSHEDVEVGRCVHMFAGTSCTWSYEMQKLFFHSYTYRVDSHVFPHIMNGPELDNSITLHPVKDPAIMYQLHNEMAKRSKAKLGITKRVLEKEIAGINLSKGKPEEAKEKKGVKRVSKDETPWTFLTARTQYAHNMFSLKRNHEGAWKELLNMSLNYVLAHYNRDSLAKGWLLGHPEVVYGFRRFHPIDGIQLKLKLKLSHQKIKGKLLKTQVSKFIHLQIPLGASEIRERTIDKDMIHFILPLFGKFFEFIRFLKQFEKICISNRQCDLTIVLFQSSEYNRTIHTIKRYQHHNLITVVDGQSNFSRAMALHQGVLTKKDTDLLLFIDVDIYFDQTALDRVRQHTVIGAQLYFPIVFNQYDSQMVCHADACSVENQTPEAGSYRFFGFGIVSLYKIDYITCGGFDLGIHGWGKEDVDLYTKVLKSTLKAFRAADPGLTHIYHAKVCDATLGEDQTNMCLNSKATSFASQATLAQLYFNDTLRKHL